The genome window TGGAACCGCTTTCGTTCTTTTCGGACACGGCGCGCAGCAGGTCCTTCGAGATGATGTCACCGATCCGTTCCAGCGCCACGGCGGCATCGAGGTAGTCCATCAGCTGCACCGCTTCATCCCGGTTCAGTTGTTGCTGGCTCAACTCTGCCAGGAACAACTTGATCTCGCTGTGACGCTCATTCACCTCAAGGTCCATGGTCCGCAAACTTCGCAGCCGATCAGGCGCCGCCGTGTCGAACAGTTCCATCACCGGGGTCAGCATCTGTTCGACCGTTCCCGCCATCAACAAAAGTTCCCGCAACACGCAGGCAAGCGCCTGGCGCGGATCGCTGAGTGCGCCGGGATCAAGCGCACTGACCCGCGGGGGTTGGACGCTTTCACTGACGACCGGGTCACGCAGGACCTTCTTCAACAAGGTCGCGCAGGGGATGACGAAAGGCAGGAAAACCAAAACCAATACGGCGTTGAAGGCGAAATGGAACAGAACCAGCTGGCGCGCTTCGGTTTCGGCATACCGCCCAAGGGGCAACGCAACAATCTGCATCAGGCCCAGAACCGCCAGCGCCCCGACCAGACGAAAGGCCAGATTGCCCAGCGTGATCCGGCGCGCCTTGATATGGGCCGACCGCGTCAGCCAGACGGCCACACAGGCACCGCCGATGTTCGCGCCCAGAACCAGGGGCACACCTGCTGCGATGCCCAGCACCCCCTCGGCCGCGAAGGCCGCAAACAGCAAGATTGCGGCGACCGAAGAATGGAACAGGAATGCCAACGCCGCACCGCCAAGGACCGCCGTGATCGGGTCAAAGGCCAGATATGCCACGATGTCCGGCAGAAACCGCGATTCCCGCAGCGGCACTGTCGCCTGACTGATCAGCGACAATGAAATAAGGATCAGCGCAATTCCCATCAGCACCCGGCCAATCTGTTTCGCCAGCCGCG of Paracoccaceae bacterium contains these proteins:
- a CDS encoding Na/Pi cotransporter family protein — its product is MQVIVILLQLAGAVMLLLYSTRMVRTGIERAAGSALRDLFLTTRKSLLKSAGVGVIAAASLQSATAVALLVGGFATTGVMGVTGALAVVLGADLGTALVVVFLSLDLGWLTAVLLLVGGFLFLKTDARLAKQIGRVLMGIALILISLSLISQATVPLRESRFLPDIVAYLAFDPITAVLGGAALAFLFHSSVAAILLFAAFAAEGVLGIAAGVPLVLGANIGGACVAVWLTRSAHIKARRITLGNLAFRLVGALAVLGLMQIVALPLGRYAETEARQLVLFHFAFNAVLVLVFLPFVIPCATLLKKVLRDPVVSESVQPPRVSALDPGALSDPRQALACVLRELLLMAGTVEQMLTPVMELFDTAAPDRLRSLRTMDLEVNERHSEIKLFLAELSQQQLNRDEAVQLMDYLDAAVALERIGDIISKDLLRAVSEKNESGSRFSEDGWAELSRLHARVMANAQMALNVLVSDDVDTALQLVEEKEKMREFERLSFDRHVSRLATGTPESIATSDVHIEVVRALKEINSRYALIGYPVLRQSGMLRDSRLDKTGTIDRQNL